One genomic segment of Fusobacterium mortiferum ATCC 9817 includes these proteins:
- a CDS encoding glycoside hydrolase family 9 protein, giving the protein MKKKAKGKIMFLLAITLLATSCGNVNTKEGTKEVEIAKLSIDKKYQQNDLILFTNEVLGGWSMEGGQELDERGFLPVDKNMTYNSLPSLHIKTSINENQWLCSIVPKGWNAMNLEPYVANGTLEFNIKGAKGGEVFELSFGGKRTDGKGDIDIVSFRTDTQFEITKEWQHISIPLKDVMNLSGEADLRSFRQLIFKEVDNGVTEKPVEVWINDVRIITSDDETSQNPVKVNQVGYHLNADKYALISGFAHKFTTPVGTIFRVKDTKDKVIYTGKLSLICDDDSVVSGDRILKADFSDIKVPGTYFLEVEGVGKSQKFTIGDNIYKPLLEDITKYYYLQRGNEIIEEKYVGKLFARGEGLPQDRSVPLNSQRESSKRYDVSGGWYDAGDYGKYTNAGATAVTELLWAYEMFPNQFRDKKDFIPESGNGVSDLLDEIRWELDFLLKMQDKDTGGVYSHVWAQNYDGTPDIALTMDRYIQDKNGTMTNVKPTTHTADVVAALAHGYTVFKNIDKEYAEKLLKAAKFGYQYLEKNSNLIISMPNEPYYDGNDTDNRLWAAAELYRATGEKKYDEYFLNNYRNFEESFEAEKNGHGWGNMEKVAFYAYLSSKNPASEVKEWFKEKFTSWSDDVFEKTVNNPWKTVLGENDYVWGSNSVIGTTLMDLYVGNKVLGKDNDRTIAMMRTNMNYFLGVNPLAFSYVSGYGENCLSHTYSNIYNYDGILEIPKGYFAGGPNQFQGAELSKFNARDYVDSGYEWTTNEHTIYWNSVLIFSTAALNENLQEVSIMNFEVK; this is encoded by the coding sequence ATGAAAAAAAAAGCTAAAGGTAAAATTATGTTTTTATTAGCTATTACTTTACTTGCAACAAGTTGTGGAAATGTGAATACTAAAGAGGGAACAAAGGAAGTAGAAATAGCTAAACTTTCAATAGATAAAAAATATCAACAAAATGATTTAATTCTTTTTACTAATGAAGTTTTAGGTGGATGGTCAATGGAAGGAGGACAAGAGTTAGATGAAAGAGGGTTTTTACCTGTAGATAAAAATATGACATATAACTCTTTACCTTCATTACACATAAAGACTTCAATAAATGAAAATCAATGGTTATGTTCAATAGTACCAAAAGGTTGGAATGCTATGAATTTAGAACCATATGTTGCCAATGGAACATTAGAGTTTAATATAAAAGGAGCAAAAGGGGGAGAAGTATTTGAACTCTCTTTTGGTGGAAAGAGAACAGATGGAAAAGGAGATATTGATATAGTCTCTTTTAGAACAGACACGCAGTTTGAAATAACTAAAGAATGGCAACATATTTCTATTCCATTAAAGGATGTGATGAATTTATCAGGAGAAGCAGATTTAAGATCTTTTAGACAGCTTATTTTTAAGGAAGTTGATAATGGGGTAACAGAAAAACCTGTTGAAGTATGGATAAATGATGTAAGAATAATAACTTCAGATGATGAAACTTCACAAAATCCTGTGAAAGTAAATCAAGTAGGATATCATTTAAATGCAGATAAATATGCTTTAATAAGTGGATTTGCACATAAATTCACAACTCCAGTAGGAACAATTTTTAGAGTAAAAGATACTAAAGATAAAGTGATTTATACAGGAAAATTGTCGCTGATTTGTGATGATGATTCAGTTGTATCAGGAGATAGAATACTAAAAGCTGACTTCAGTGATATTAAAGTTCCAGGAACGTATTTTTTAGAGGTTGAAGGTGTAGGAAAATCTCAGAAATTTACAATAGGAGATAACATATATAAACCTTTATTGGAAGATATAACTAAATATTATTATCTTCAAAGAGGAAATGAAATAATTGAAGAAAAATATGTTGGAAAACTATTTGCAAGAGGAGAAGGACTACCACAAGATAGAAGTGTTCCTCTAAATTCTCAAAGAGAGAGCTCAAAAAGATATGATGTTTCTGGTGGATGGTATGATGCTGGAGATTATGGAAAATACACAAATGCTGGAGCTACTGCGGTAACAGAACTTTTATGGGCATATGAAATGTTTCCAAATCAATTTAGAGATAAAAAAGATTTTATACCAGAAAGTGGAAATGGAGTTTCAGATTTATTAGATGAAATTAGATGGGAATTAGATTTCTTATTAAAAATGCAAGATAAAGATACAGGAGGAGTATATTCTCATGTATGGGCACAAAACTATGATGGTACACCAGATATAGCTTTAACAATGGATAGATATATCCAGGATAAAAATGGAACAATGACTAATGTAAAACCAACAACTCATACAGCAGATGTTGTTGCTGCTTTAGCTCATGGTTATACAGTATTTAAAAATATAGATAAAGAATATGCTGAAAAATTACTTAAAGCAGCAAAATTTGGATACCAATACTTAGAAAAAAATTCAAATTTAATAATCTCTATGCCGAATGAACCATATTATGATGGAAATGATACTGATAATAGATTATGGGCAGCAGCAGAATTATATAGAGCCACTGGAGAAAAAAAATACGACGAATATTTCTTAAATAACTATAGAAATTTTGAAGAAAGCTTTGAAGCTGAAAAAAATGGACATGGTTGGGGAAATATGGAAAAAGTTGCTTTTTATGCATACTTAAGCTCTAAAAATCCTGCTTCTGAAGTAAAAGAATGGTTTAAAGAGAAGTTTACATCATGGTCAGATGATGTATTTGAAAAAACTGTAAATAACCCATGGAAAACTGTGTTAGGAGAAAATGACTATGTATGGGGAAGTAACTCAGTTATAGGAACTACATTGATGGATCTATATGTAGGAAATAAGGTTCTAGGAAAGGATAATGATAGAACTATAGCTATGATGAGAACTAATATGAACTATTTCTTAGGAGTAAATCCATTAGCATTTAGTTATGTTTCAGGATATGGAGAAAATTGTTTAAGTCATACATATAGCAACATATATAATTATGATGGGATATTAGAGATTCCAAAGGGATATTTTGCAGGAGGACCAAACCAATTTCAAGGTGCGGAACTATCTAAATTCAATGCTAGAGATTATGTTGACTCAGGATATGAATGGACAACAAATGAGCACACAATTTATTGGAATTCAGTATTAATATTTTCTACAGCAGCTTTAAATGAAAATCTTCAAGAAGTTAGTATTATGAACTTTGAAGTGAAATAA
- a CDS encoding ROK family protein → MYLSFDVGGTKTKYSLINERGEILKSGSIDTQDNKDTIFKRVKEVVEKFQNEGDKIDGLAFSMPGVIDVKRGHMITGGALYDLYDFPFKSELEKYIGIPVELENDVNCVALAEKWLGNAKECENFLCLTVGTGVGGAIYIDGKMVRGRGFAAGEFGFMITDRRENYEEASLSMSGSVRGGLIKAYAKKKNMNWEELRGEEIFEFSKNGDKIATEVIEEFYTSLAYSIYNLAVSLNPEKILIGGEITKREDFIEIIEKKVETIKKDVCPLEMPKLERCKFLNDSGKIGAVYHFILSEKERKN, encoded by the coding sequence ATGTACTTAAGTTTTGATGTTGGAGGAACTAAAACAAAATATTCTTTAATAAATGAAAGAGGAGAGATTCTAAAGAGTGGTAGTATAGATACTCAAGATAATAAAGATACAATCTTTAAAAGAGTAAAAGAAGTAGTTGAAAAATTTCAAAATGAAGGAGACAAAATAGATGGGCTAGCTTTTAGCATGCCTGGAGTAATAGATGTAAAAAGAGGACATATGATTACAGGTGGAGCTCTATATGATTTATATGATTTTCCTTTTAAAAGTGAATTAGAAAAATATATAGGGATTCCTGTGGAGTTGGAAAATGATGTAAATTGTGTAGCACTAGCAGAAAAATGGCTAGGGAATGCTAAAGAATGTGAAAATTTTCTTTGTCTAACTGTTGGAACAGGAGTAGGTGGAGCTATATATATAGATGGAAAGATGGTAAGAGGAAGGGGATTTGCTGCTGGAGAATTTGGATTTATGATAACTGATAGAAGAGAAAATTATGAAGAAGCAAGTCTTAGTATGTCTGGAAGTGTAAGAGGTGGATTAATAAAAGCTTATGCTAAGAAGAAAAATATGAATTGGGAAGAGTTAAGAGGAGAAGAGATATTTGAGTTTTCTAAAAATGGAGATAAAATTGCGACAGAGGTAATTGAAGAATTTTATACATCCTTAGCTTATTCAATTTATAACTTAGCTGTTAGTTTAAATCCTGAAAAAATACTTATAGGTGGAGAGATAACAAAAAGGGAAGATTTTATAGAAATTATAGAGAAAAAAGTAGAAACTATAAAAAAAGATGTCTGTCCTTTAGAAATGCCTAAATTAGAGAGATGTAAATTTTTAAATGATTCTGGAAAAATAGGTGCAGTATATCATTTTATTTTAAGTGAAAAAGAAAGAAAAAATTAG
- a CDS encoding glycoside hydrolase family 1 protein, which translates to MSFPKNFLWGSATAAYQVEGAWNQDGKGPSIWDLYSKLPGTTFEGTNGDIAADHYNRYKEDVKTMAEMGLKTYRFSIAWTRIFPEGSGKINEKGIEFYSNLIDELLKYNIEPMITLYHWDLPQALQDKYAGWESREIIDDFVEYARVCFKNFGDRVKYWIVMNEPNVFIGLGYGIALHPPGLKDRKKELNAGHITALANAKAIKLFREIVPNGMIGSSIAYGPAYAASESEEDKLALEKYYNYNVWWWFDPYFKGEYPADMLKYNQEKYGAPEILDGDMELLKSAKSDFIGINYYCTQMIADNKEGVGYNGMNTTGEKNSQKENGVPGLFKNVRNTNLEYTDWDWAIDPDGLRYGMVQLKERYNLPIIISENGLGAVDPIDEEGNIQDIPRIDYLREHIIACEKAIEEGVDLLGYCTWSYIDLLSWLNGYKKQYGFIYVDRKNNLERKKKASYFWYKDVIASNGEKL; encoded by the coding sequence ATGAGTTTTCCAAAGAATTTTTTATGGGGAAGTGCTACAGCAGCTTACCAAGTAGAAGGAGCATGGAATCAAGATGGAAAAGGACCATCTATATGGGATCTGTATTCAAAATTACCTGGAACAACATTTGAAGGAACAAATGGAGACATAGCAGCAGATCATTACAATAGATATAAAGAAGATGTAAAAACAATGGCTGAAATGGGATTAAAAACTTATAGATTCAGTATTGCTTGGACAAGAATTTTTCCAGAGGGATCAGGAAAAATAAATGAAAAAGGAATAGAGTTTTATAGCAATCTAATAGATGAACTATTAAAATACAACATTGAACCTATGATAACTCTTTACCATTGGGATTTACCTCAAGCTCTTCAAGATAAGTATGCAGGTTGGGAATCAAGAGAGATAATAGATGATTTTGTAGAGTATGCAAGAGTATGTTTTAAAAACTTTGGAGATAGAGTAAAATATTGGATTGTAATGAATGAGCCAAATGTTTTTATAGGATTAGGATATGGAATAGCTTTACATCCACCTGGATTAAAAGATAGAAAGAAAGAGTTAAATGCTGGGCACATAACGGCTTTAGCTAATGCAAAAGCAATTAAGTTATTTAGAGAGATAGTTCCAAATGGGATGATAGGATCGAGTATAGCTTATGGACCAGCTTATGCAGCTTCAGAATCTGAAGAGGATAAATTAGCTTTAGAGAAATACTATAACTATAATGTATGGTGGTGGTTTGATCCATATTTCAAAGGGGAATATCCAGCAGATATGTTAAAATATAATCAAGAAAAATATGGAGCTCCAGAGATACTAGATGGAGATATGGAACTTCTTAAGTCAGCAAAATCTGATTTTATAGGAATTAATTATTACTGTACCCAAATGATAGCTGATAATAAAGAGGGAGTAGGATACAATGGTATGAATACTACTGGAGAGAAAAATAGTCAAAAGGAGAATGGAGTACCAGGGTTATTTAAAAATGTTAGAAATACTAACTTAGAATATACTGATTGGGATTGGGCAATAGATCCAGATGGATTAAGATATGGAATGGTTCAGTTAAAAGAGAGATACAATCTTCCTATAATAATTAGTGAAAATGGATTAGGAGCTGTAGATCCAATAGATGAAGAGGGAAATATACAAGATATTCCAAGAATAGATTACCTAAGAGAGCATATAATAGCTTGTGAAAAAGCTATAGAAGAAGGAGTGGATCTACTAGGATATTGTACTTGGTCATATATAGATCTATTAAGCTGGTTAAATGGATATAAGAAACAGTATGGGTTTATCTATGTAGATAGAAAGAATAATTTAGAGAGAAAGAAAAAAGCAAGTTATTTCTGGTATAAAGATGTAATAGCTAGCAATGGAGAGAAATTATAA
- a CDS encoding ROK family protein, translated as MHTPGRSSVSFLVNTDKFYSIGIQIELKKISFILIDLLGRIKKERTILNLEYNNNTFSQILSSLFNEFFNEIDKEIKDKILGIRISFPGIVDRKKLKILDGINLNLKNIDLNDIFKKYDLNVYLENDANACIYSEKILGKAQKDENFVVISIGSGIGAGVYINSHLHHGNNNLCGEFGHISIDYSGKKCNCGNRGCWELYVSEIATEEELNRVSTKELSFIFDKEQNKEFVEKYINFFSIGLSNILLTFDINNIIISGNLAKYIEKYQQDILKNIQKNIFFKNYPLNILCSNLNERSSILGAALIPISDFFNLVNSD; from the coding sequence ATGCATACACCTGGACGCTCTTCAGTATCATTTCTTGTAAATACTGATAAGTTCTACTCAATCGGAATCCAGATCGAGTTAAAAAAAATTAGCTTTATTCTAATTGATCTTCTTGGAAGAATAAAAAAAGAAAGGACAATTCTTAATTTAGAATATAATAATAATACTTTTTCTCAAATCTTATCCTCTCTTTTCAATGAATTTTTTAATGAAATTGATAAAGAGATTAAAGATAAAATTTTGGGAATTAGAATCTCTTTTCCAGGAATTGTAGATAGAAAAAAATTAAAAATTTTAGATGGAATAAACTTAAATTTAAAAAATATAGATTTAAATGATATATTTAAAAAATATGATTTAAATGTTTATTTAGAAAATGATGCTAATGCTTGTATTTATAGCGAAAAAATTCTTGGAAAAGCTCAAAAGGATGAAAATTTTGTTGTTATTTCTATTGGAAGTGGAATAGGAGCTGGAGTATATATTAATTCTCACTTACATCATGGAAATAATAATTTATGCGGAGAGTTTGGACATATCTCCATTGATTATTCTGGAAAAAAATGTAATTGTGGAAATAGAGGATGTTGGGAATTATATGTTTCTGAAATTGCAACAGAAGAGGAGCTTAATAGGGTTAGTACTAAAGAACTTTCTTTTATTTTTGATAAAGAACAAAATAAAGAGTTCGTAGAAAAATATATTAATTTTTTTAGTATTGGTTTAAGTAATATACTTTTAACTTTTGATATCAATAATATTATAATTAGTGGAAATTTAGCAAAATATATTGAAAAATATCAACAAGATATTTTAAAAAATATTCAAAAAAATATTTTCTTTAAAAATTATCCTCTTAATATTTTATGTTCTAATTTAAATGAGCGTTCAAGTATACTTGGAGCAGCATTAATTCCTATTTCTGATTTTTTTAATTTGGTTAATAGCGATTAA
- the celB gene encoding PTS cellobiose transporter subunit IIC produces MSLFDKFNVFLEEKFMPIAGKIGGQKHLQAIRDGLILSMPLTIAGSIFMILAFLPIPGYYDFMLGIFGDTWMGKVLYPVRATFDIMSIFGCIGIAYRLAEKNKVDCLSSVALALMTFMILTPYKVSFMNTSVEAIPLVYTGSAGLFGAIIASLISVEIYTWFIRKNIVIKMPDNVPPAVARSFVALIPTLALMIGTLIIRLILESTDFQNVHELLKVILTTPLKILVGSWWGLAIIVAIIQLFWIAGLHGSTIILGTIGPVLGLLGDQNRLAYEAGKEIPNVLGGPFFDIFISLGGGGGTFALAFLLAFVSKSKQLKEVGRISVGAACFNINEPIIFGLPIVMNPYLIIPFFITPIITGLIGYFSIAMGVLPKLPGISIPWTTPPLISGYLASIGSFRYVILQILLIVIGLIIYLPFFKAFDNKILEEEKAYENN; encoded by the coding sequence ATGAGTTTATTTGATAAGTTCAATGTATTTTTAGAAGAAAAATTTATGCCAATAGCTGGGAAAATAGGTGGACAAAAACATTTACAAGCAATAAGAGATGGATTAATTTTATCTATGCCTTTAACAATAGCAGGTTCTATCTTTATGATTTTAGCTTTTTTACCAATACCTGGGTACTATGACTTTATGTTAGGTATATTTGGAGATACCTGGATGGGAAAAGTTCTCTATCCTGTAAGAGCAACTTTTGATATTATGTCTATATTTGGATGTATTGGAATAGCGTATAGATTAGCTGAAAAAAATAAAGTAGACTGTCTTTCATCAGTTGCTCTTGCATTAATGACGTTTATGATATTGACTCCATATAAAGTTTCATTTATGAATACCAGTGTAGAGGCTATTCCATTAGTATATACAGGAAGTGCAGGATTATTTGGAGCGATAATAGCCTCACTTATATCAGTTGAGATTTATACATGGTTTATTAGAAAAAATATAGTTATAAAGATGCCTGATAATGTTCCACCAGCAGTTGCAAGATCATTTGTTGCATTAATTCCAACTTTAGCTTTAATGATAGGAACTTTAATCATACGTTTAATATTAGAAAGTACTGATTTTCAAAATGTTCACGAGTTATTAAAAGTAATTTTAACGACTCCACTAAAAATATTGGTAGGAAGCTGGTGGGGATTAGCTATAATAGTTGCTATAATTCAATTATTCTGGATAGCAGGACTACATGGATCAACAATTATTTTAGGAACAATAGGACCAGTGCTTGGATTATTAGGAGATCAAAATAGACTTGCTTATGAAGCAGGAAAAGAGATCCCTAATGTATTAGGAGGACCATTTTTTGATATATTTATAAGTCTTGGTGGTGGAGGAGGAACATTTGCTCTAGCATTTCTATTGGCTTTTGTTTCTAAAAGTAAACAACTTAAAGAGGTAGGAAGAATTTCAGTTGGAGCAGCGTGTTTTAATATAAATGAACCAATTATATTTGGATTACCTATAGTTATGAATCCGTACTTAATAATTCCATTTTTTATAACACCTATTATAACAGGACTTATTGGTTATTTTAGTATTGCTATGGGAGTATTGCCAAAATTACCAGGAATTTCAATCCCATGGACAACACCACCTTTAATAAGTGGATATTTAGCTTCTATAGGTTCATTTAGATATGTTATTTTACAAATTCTATTAATCGTTATAGGCTTAATAATATATTTACCATTTTTTAAAGCATTTGATAATAAAATTTTAGAAGAAGAAAAAGCTTATGAAAATAATTAA